The genomic window CAGCAAGAGGCAGGCTAAGGGTGCCAAAGCCAGCCAGAATGGTGAGAGACCAAgctcagcccaagacctcttggcacCTGAGATGGTTTGTCAAACGCCGCCACCCCGGACCTGGagatgtggcagcctctgcccttCTGacttcctgaactggaaaagaaagaggcagatggagtggaagaggaaggagagcagagagctcgtgtccccttcttccttttccaatcaagggagtgAGAGGGCACCCCTTGCCAATGTGCTCCCTCAGGTCACAtcctcaattggcctcatggagtGGCCGACCTTGCAAGATGCCTTGGTCTATCTTTGGAGTCATTAGGCTTCAAAAGTGTCAGGAGATTTgtttgcagaataaaatggaaactCACCTAGTGAAGTCAGAACAAACCTGACTTGGAAGAGGGTGAGGAAATTCTCCCTCCTTGAACAAGCCTGGCAGCTCAATGGTGGCACAAACGTGGGTTCATTTTCAGGGTCAATGAAGGCCAGAATGaacatttctctctcccccccccccaatttcccagGGAGTTGCTTCTGCTGTGCCAGGCCACATGTCCCTCTAGTTCAGCCTGGTCTCTCCACTGAGTGACTCATTGTCTTGTGGCTGAAGCTGCACTACTAAAGAAGGTGTGGATTAAGGAAACACTGGGACAACCCCCCACACCAATCAAGGTATAGAGGTAGAAAGCACTGGCAGCTCAGGCATGAAGAAGCTGCACCCTGCGCTGAAGGCTTGGTGGCTATGCAGGGTTGTGGAGACTCGGGAGCTGTGCTGTGGACCAGTCCTGAGACAGTGACCTTTCCTTCTAGGAAGTCAATCCCCTTGCTCGGGGAGAGGTGCTGACCTTCCTAGATGCTGGCCCAGGCCTGAGGAGGCAGAAGAGAGACTGGAACATTCCTCCCCTTTACGTATCTGAGAATGAGAAGGGGCCCTTCCCAAAGTTACTGGCACAGGTGAGTTCCTTGGTTTCTGTCACAGAACCCCAGTTTCTTGTATGGGTAGCCTTAGGGGGAAAAGGCAATACTGGGAAGGGGCGTAAAAGAAGGCCCAGCCTTGGCtacctctgctgctctgcttcccaCCATCTCAATAAACTTTTCTTCATTTTCCACCAGATCAAGTCCAATAAGGATAAGGAGATCAATGTCTTCTACAGCATcactgggcagggggcagacagCCCCCCTGAAGGAATCTTCATCATCGAGAGGGAGTCAGGCTGGCTGAAAGTGACCCAGCCGCTGGACAGAGAAACCATCAACAGCTATTCTGTGAGTTATTTTCCCTGTCCTGCCCCTCCTTCAGTCCAGGAACAATGCCTGGACTTGGCTGCATGGATACTGGTCACCTGAGGCTTGGGAAGAGCTCCGTCCCCTTGGGGCACGGATGGGCTGGGTCACTGCACTAGGTGTTTCTGGTTGCCTTCCAGCTGTGGTCTGCAGGGTCACCAAAGAGGCTGACAGGCTAGTTGCTGCATTTGCAGAGGTTACCACCTGCATGTAGAACCACTTCTTTCCCAGCAGGAAGCCTGGGACTAATGGGTCCTCCAGGTGGCCTCGCATCATACACGCATCCTCTGGCTTGTGTAAGGGGTTTGTCAGTACAGCAGGAGAAAACTAGGCCTTCTGTGGCTTCCAGGCAGCCACAAGATTTGTGTGTGTCTTCTCCAATTTACAGCAGAAGTTCagctgaaaggaaggaagggttgAGGGACGGGACTGAGATAGTAAAGTCCTCTCTAGACCACCAATAATTTTCTGATGTTTGGGGCACTTCCCCCACAGCTCGTTTCTCATGCAGTGTCTGAAAATGGGGTGCCTGTGGAGGACCCCATGGAGATCATCATCAGGGTGACCGATCTGAATGACAACCGGCCTGAATTCACCCAGAGGCTCTTTCAGGGATCCGTTCCAGAAGGGGCCATACCAGGTAggggcgccccccccccgcaaagagtGCTGAAGACAAGCCAGCTGAGCTGGTGGGGGTGGTGGAGCAGACTCTGCTTTTTTCCAGGGCAGTCTGTCTTCACTCCTTATAATGGGCACCTTCGCCCTGCCCCAGATAGGGAGAATAATATTGTGTGCAAAACCACCCAGGCCCTGAGCCAGGCACCTGTTCAGGCTGTCCAGAGTGGCAAGGGGTCTGTGCAGGTGCTCCATGCTGACCTTCAGTCAAAGGTTGCTACTGGGTTTGGAAGCTCCCTGGGATAGAAACCTGAATTCCATGTGTGTTTTAACTATTTATCGTGTGTGCCCAGGTGATTCTGTGATGCAGGTGTTGGCCACTGATCGAGATGACAGTGAACACAGCAACAACGGGATTGTCACCTACTCCATCCTCAGCCAGGAGCCCCCAGAGCCCCACAAGCAAATGTTCACCATCAACGCTCAGTCAGGTCTGATCAGTGTGCTCGGGACAGGTCTGGACAGAGAGGTGAGAGTCTATCTGGGGCTGGACCAAGTTGCCCATTGGCACTGTGGGAAGCTGGGCTCTTGCATCCAGGGAGTGCCACTTAAATCCTATTAGCAGCCCTAGGACAAGGCCTGCAAGAATAGAACACAGCCTCTTCTGCTTTTGTTCTTTATTTTGGGAAAAATGCTGAAACCCCCTCAGCCCCTAGTCAAGAGGGGGTTGACACAGCTTTAGCTGTGGTGGTCCTTTCCCAGGCTGGTAACCAAGTCCCCACAGTCAGATCTCCACATGTAACACAAATGGAATTCTTTATGCATTTGCAGAAATTCCCCCGGTACAAGCTGATCCTCCAAGCAGCTGACATGCTGGGACAAGGCCTAACCACTACAGCGACAGCGATGGTCACTGTCACAGCCCATCACCCACCCACGGTAATGCTGGGGTTTGCCCCGTGTCTTTTGTTTTGCTGGATCCAGCTCCAGTTTAGAACTTTTGCTCCccaggggtgcaggccacactcaTTCCAAAATGCATAAAACTGAAAGAACTACAGGAAGGTGTTTTCTGGACAAAGGCAGGACAGACTGGGCTGTCTCCTTGCTCTGAAACCCACCAGCCCTTCCCCAACCGCTGCAGGGTAACCAGTGGGTGCCTTTTCCTTCTCAGTGCTCTTGCCAAGGGTTAAGGCTTTGTGATGAGTAATCCTGGACTGCAGAGGGGGTGGGGCCCAGCAGCAGAGCAGGAACAGGAACAGGTTGCTGGTCTGAGCAGCAAGGAATGAACCAGAGAAACTGGCTGCCATGGGGGACAGAGTCAGCCCTCAGGGGAATGAGGTGAGGCACCTGGTGAAGGCCATGGGCCTGAAGGAGCTCCTGGAGGAGCTTCTGTGGCTGTGGCAGCCAGGGGAGAATGACTGCCAGCCCCCCAGAACCAGCTTCCACTTGAAAGCAGGAGTCTTCCTGGCTCTAGTCCACACTCTAGAGGTGAAACAAGCCCACTCTCTGTACCTACTAGCAAACACCACCCGACTACAAAGACAGTACCTCCCCATAGAGTGGCAGCACCACACTGTAAAACACCCAGAAACATCTCAGAAATAGGCCAGAAAACGGTGCTGCTGTGCTTGTGTCCTGCCCGCCTCCTAAGTTGTCACCTAGATACCCAACCTCCCTTACAAGGCGGCTTGCTGGCCCCCCAAGTCTCTTGCAGACAAGGCAGACAACTGAGAAGGGTGTGAAGGTCATGGGGAAGCCTAGAACACAGGGGCTATGCGGGGTGCTGCTGTTTGCTGACTcagcttccggggggggggggacacaggaGAAACAGCTGGGGACCTCTCAATCCACCTGCCTTGGCTCCCTCTGCCAGCCTCCAGCActggagggggagaaggcagtcaAATTGGTTTGGATTTCCTCTCCCGCCTCTCAGGATACAGGTTCAGACAAAGTGCAGGGAGCTCCCCTGACCGTCCATGCGCTGAACGTGCTCACCGGCCTTCCAGCAACAGGCCTGGTCATGCAGTGCTCTCAACTTGGAGGTTTCGACGCACCATGGACGGAACTGATGCAGAGGTGAGGGCCAGTGAGGGGCGAGCCTTTGCCAGGGGTAGCAATGCTGGTGCAGACGCATTTCAGCCGTGTCTCTTTTCATTCCAGTTCCACTGACAGTGACGGGCGTCTGAACCTTGTCAGTGAAAACTTCCCGCGCCTGGTGGCCGCCACCTACAAGGTGCGCTTTGAGACGGGGGCCTATTGGCAGCAACAAGGCTACACCAGCTTCTACCCCTACGTCGAAGTAAGTATAGGTCCCAAAGGGCCTGCAGCATGGGCCAGAGCCCCCAGGGGGCACAACTGGCTACCCTTGGGTCTTCCTGCCCCTCCTCTGGCAGGAGAGAAGCACCTCCAAGCAATGCAATGTTCATCAGGAACATAAGTCAGCATGGCCCGGAGATCGCGGCTGCTCCCACTGCTGCCTGTGTGCCAGGCACCCAATTTGGGGCCGAGGGCAGAGTTGCCTAGTAATCCAGGcgacccccccccattcctctgaAGGTCAGAGCACAGAAGTTGTAGGAACCAGAGGCTGCAGCACAGCATCAACAGAGCTGCCTGAGCCCGGCTTCTCCGCCCCTGCCAGCTACACTCTCATGAGAAGATCAGCCCAACCACTGCTTGGGTCCTTAGGAT from Tiliqua scincoides isolate rTilSci1 chromosome 9, rTilSci1.hap2, whole genome shotgun sequence includes these protein-coding regions:
- the LOC136660564 gene encoding 5-hydroxyisourate hydrolase-like, which produces MGDRVSPQGNEDTGSDKVQGAPLTVHALNVLTGLPATGLVMQCSQLGGFDAPWTELMQSSTDSDGRLNLVSENFPRLVAATYKVRFETGAYWQQQGYTSFYPYVEVVFTVTEAEQKVHIPLLLSPYSYTTYRGS